The following coding sequences lie in one Arachis ipaensis cultivar K30076 chromosome B05, Araip1.1, whole genome shotgun sequence genomic window:
- the LOC107643921 gene encoding GTP-binding protein BRASSINAZOLE INSENSITIVE PALE GREEN 2, chloroplastic, producing the protein MAIFFSVAPFSFSGSKHSFFNNAPNQALKSLRHFTNNCVGARKVSCLIAFAVNGSSTVQMIQKRNTPRKEGKNPFLSEGRDEDESRGPICPGCGVFMQDEDSNLPGYYQQRKVKMEDELLDEDDDVFYNVSVEEEDDDGDGDDDDDDDGFLDGIKNELGGDIEVLPDHFNWDSNEWKAKLLGVEDDETDLNGFVPAGVGYGNITEEVLERKRKKKVSKAEKKKLAREAQKVKEDGTVCARCHSLRNYGQVKNHTAENLIPDFDFDRLISTRLMNHSGNGSATVVVMVVDCVDFDSSFPWTVAKSLFKALEKIQDHSKKGKKLLKLVLVATKIDLLPSEVSPTRLDRWVRHRASAAGAPKPSAVYLVSSQKDLGIRNLLSFIKELAGPRGSVWVIGSQNAGKSTLINAFSKKQGAKTIKLTEASIPGTTLGILRIGGILSAKTKMFDTPGILHPYLMSMRLNREEQKMVEIRKELRPRSYRIKVGQAVHIGGLTRIDFIKASIETIYVTVWASPNVSLHMGKVENAEEVWSNHVGVRLQPPIGNKRAADLGTWQEMEIKVSGTSWEVNSIDVAIAGLGWYSLCLKGEATMKLWTFDGVEVTLREPLVLDRARSLEKPGFWLTRTISDAIGNQTKLEAQKRQKLDDQDTDFVGAGFELSP; encoded by the exons ATGGCGATATTCTTCTCTGTAGCTCCTTTTAGTTTTTCTGGGTCCAAGCATTCCTTCTTTAACAATGCACCTAATCAAGCACTTAAGAGTTTGCGCCATTTCACAA ATAATTGTGTTGGGGCCAGAAAAGTTTCTTGCCTTATTGCTTTTGCGGTAAACGGCAGCTCCACTGTTCAAATGATACAGAAAAGAAACACACCAAGGAAAGAGGGTAAGAACCCGTTTTTGAGTGAGGGAAGAGATGAGGATGAGAGTCGTGGACCAATTTGCCCTGGTTGTGGGGTCTTCATGCAAGATGAAGACTCTAACCTTCCTGGGTACTATCAACAGAGGAAGGTGAAAATGGAAGATGAATTATtagatgaggatgatgatgtttTTTATAATGTTagtgtagaagaagaagatgatgatggtgatggtgatgatgatgatgatgatgatgggttCCTGGATGGCATTAAAAATGAACTTGGAGGAGATATTGAGGTATTACCAGATCATTTCAATTGGGATTCTAATGAGTGGAAAGCTAAGTTGTTGGGTGTAGAGGATGATGAGACTGATTTAAATGGCTTTGTGCCTGCAGGGGTTGGGTATGGTAACATCACTGAGGAGGTCctggagagaaagagaaagaagaaagtatCAAAAGCTGAGAAAaagaagctggctagggaggctCAGAAGGTAAAGGAAGATGGTACTGTGTGCGCCAGGTGTCATTCTTTGAGGAATTATGGGCAGGTGAAAAATCATACTGCTGAGAATTTGATACCCGATTTTGATTTCGATAGGTTGATTTCCACTCGGTTGATGAACCATTCTGGCAATGGCAGTGCTACTGTTGTTGTTATGGTTGTGGATTGTGTTGATTTTGATAGTTCTTTTCCTTGGACGGTAGCAAAATCGTTGTTTAAGGCATTGGAAAAAATCCAGGATCACTCGAAGAAGGGTAAGAAATTGCTAAAACTTGTTCTTGTGGCTACAAAGATTGATCTCCTTCCATCAGAGGTTTCCCCTACAAGGTTGGATAGATGGGTTAGACACCGAGCAAGTGCTGCGGGAGCACCTAAACCAAGTGCGGTTTATCTTGTAAGTTCTCAAAAGGATTTAGGCATAAGGAATTTGCTATCCTTCATAAAGGAATTGGCAGGTCCTCGGGGGAGTGTGTGGGTGATTGGGTCTCAGAATGCAGGGAAGTCTACCCTAATCAATGCATTTTCAAAGAAACAAGGAGCTAAAACTATAAAACTCACAGAAGCTTCTATTCCTGGGACAACACTTGGGATCTTGAGAATTGGAGGAATTTTGTCAGCTAAGACTAAGATGTTTGACACTCCAGGAATCCTGCATCCTTATTTAATGTCGATGAGATTGAACAGGGAAGAGCAAAAGATGGTTGAGATACGAAAGGAACTTCGGCCTCGATCATATAGAATCAAG GTAGGGCAGGCAGTGCATATTGGAGGCTTGACAAGAATTGACTTTATTAAAGCCTCTATTGAAACAATATATGTAACAGTTTGGGCATCACCAAATGTTTCTCTTCACATGGGAAAAGTAGAAAATGCTGAAGAGGTTTGGAGTAATCATGTTGGTGTTAGGTTGCAG CCTCCCATTGGCAATAAACGCGCTGCCGACTTAGGCACATGGCAAGAAATGGAAATTAAGGTATCTGGAACTAGTTGGGAGGTCAACAGTATTGACGTAGCGATAGCTGGCTTAGGTTGGTATTCTCTGTGCCTCAAAGGGGAAGCAACCATGAAACTGTGGACCTTTGATGGTGTTGAAGTAACCTTAAGAGAGCCATTGGTCCTTGACCGGGCCCGGTCCCTTGAGAAACCTGGTTTTTGGTTAACAAGAACCATCTCTGATGCTATTGGCAACCAAACCAAACTTGAAGCTCAAAAAAGACAAAAACTTGATGATCAAGATACAGATTTTGTGGGGGCAGGTTTCGAACTATCACCTTGA